CAAGCTCAAGGGTATACCCGTAAAGAAATTCAACGACGTTTAGAACCAACTTTAAAGTTGGTAGGTTTGCTGAGTAAAGCTGACTGCTTTCCAGATCAACTATCTGGGGGAGAACAACAGCGAGTGAGTATTGCCCGTGCGATCGTTGGTACACCACCACTGCTACTAGCAGATGAGCCTACCGGAAATCTCGATCCTGATAATTCTTGGCAGGTGATTCAGATTCTCCAGAAGTTAAATTCCTTTGGAGCTACAGTAATTGTTACTACCCACGATGAACAATTAGTGCGGCGGTGCAATCATCCGGTAGTGCAAGTTCGCAATGGACAACTGTCTCGAAAATAAGAATTGGGCATTGGGCATTGGTCATTAGGCATTAATTAGGAATCATTATTTAACTAATGACTAATAAAGGTAGTATTTAACTTTTGCTGATACGGAGCGGTTTTAAGGGGTAGCGCTTGTAGGCGATCGCAAGCTTGTAAACTCTTAAAAGCTGCCTCTCGGATGGCAACTTCCTCTTCTCGACTGAGTAAGAGTTGCAAGCATTCGATAACATCTTGCTGCCCTGAAGAATCAACTCGTTGACGGCTGATGAATTTAGTTAGTTGACGGAGGGTAATCAACCGTTTCAAAGGATCTTTATCTGTTAAATTGACCAACAACCGATCGAGGTGGTCTTCCTCTCGATTTCCATAGAAGTTGACAATTTGCCATACCAATAAAATTAAAGTTAACAGGGTTCCCACGCCTTGGACAATGGCTCCGGCAGCAATCCAAGAACTGTGAGAGTCAACCCAAATTGCAGAGGCCATGTAAGTGCTGACGGTAGCAACACCACCACTAAGGACTGCTAAAGCTAACCGACGACTTGAACTGTTTAAGAACTTATGTATCTTAGACCAGTGCAATTGCCAGTCCCAATCCTGCATTGAGTAAACCAATACCATTACTCCAATGCCAATTAAGAGAGCCAATAACAGTTTCCAGTTCCACAACAACATAGCAACAACAATTGTCAGGAACCCAAGAAAGCCCCCAGGCCCAGAGAAATGCTTAAATGTTTGCTGCTTTGTAGCTCCCTTTGTCTTGAACAATGGATACGACCAGTTCAAATTGGGGATCTGGTCGATCAATTGCTGCCAATCAGACGAAGCCTGTGCCAAAGTGTTTACCTACTTGATTACGAAATTACTTATTGTATAACTAGGGATAAAGAAAGGGTGAAAACCCAAACCACACTATATCCGGTTTTTATCGACGGATAGTAGACTAGTACAGTATGGCGGAAATAAAGATAACATTTTCAATGGTTCAGAGCAAGGGCATAAAGGCTTTTTAAAGACAAAAACGAAAGTTATCAAGGGTGAATTGACCATCAAAAGCACAGAAGGTAACGCTGTAGATGTTATTCACATTTATAGATAATAAGGTATTGGGGGGAATTGCGGAGTCGGAATTGGCAAGATTAGAGCCTGGTAATGCCGTTTGACCGAGGAGTTGGCGATCGCGATCGTAGGCGGAAAGTACTAGCCGTTGCGAACTGGTCACAAAGGCGCTAACCGAGTTCACCGGATGCAAGAAAGTAGCTTCTAAAAATCCGCTTTTGGGCGCTCCCATTAATACTGTTAACCCTGAATAGCTTGGAAATGCTGGATTTGATGGCTGTATTGCTAAAGAATTGTGAAAAATTACTCCCCAGTGTTCATACTGGCGCTCTACTGCTTCAAAACACTTCAAGTCTTCTAAGTCTAAACAAATACAAGTAGGTACAGTAACTCTGCCAGCATCAATAATTGACTCGCCCTGATTCCCCCAAGCTGAAGCTTTAATTTCATTTTGGATATTAAGCTTGTCAAGCGCAAATTTAGCGTCTTCAATCGTTGGTAGTTTATTTGATTGAAGAGTAGCCTGTTTTACCATGACATCCCGCCTTAAAATTACCTAAAGAATAACCGGATTTATTAGTACATCAAAAGCTACTATTTCTATATGCAGAAATAGAGTTAATAGCTGATTTAAATGAGCATTTTGAGTTTTCTTGATGCTCAAAATTATTTATGAGTTTTCTGTTAGATTACCATAAAAACTTATGTCTTATTTGTGCTTGAGTGATCCTCGCTACCACGACAAACCCTTATAAAACAGTAATTACAACGTTAAATTACTTTTTATGATGAAAAAAAATCACCAAATCTTTACAAGTAATCGAGTAATTTTATATCTGCTTAATCTAACGGTAGCAAGAAGTCGTAGAGTGATTGGTTCGCCGATAATAACAATGAGTAGAGAGTTGGAACTTAATAAGTAAGTATTCTGGGATAACCCAAAAACAAACGATGACGCAAAGACATTATTAAATCCTCTTTCCGCGTCCTCGACCTTATAAGTCTATTCTGTTACTCGTATCAACTAATTACTACACTCAAGAAAAGATACTTATGTTTCAACCACAAGGATTTGAACAACGCTCCATAAATACCTCACTGGGTAGGATTGTATATTATACTGCCGCCGGTTTACCTTGGCAAGATAATGTAACCGCCAAAGACGATCGGGAAACTTTGGTATTTCTGCACGGCTTTGGTGGTGGATCTTCTGCTTATGAGTGGTCGAAAGTTTATCCAGCTTTTGCTGCCGAATATCGGGTGATTGCGCCCGATTTAATCGGTTGGGGGAGGTCTGAGCATCCTGCACGCAGTTATAAGATTGACGATTATTTGACTACGATTCGGGAGTTTTTAGAGCAGACTTGTAATAAGCCAGTAATCGCGATCGCTTCTTCTTTGACCGCAGCCTTTACAATTCGAGTAGCAGCAGCTCATCCTGATTTATTCAAGTCTTTAATTCTCACTACCCCCGCCGGACTTTCCGACTTTGGCGAAGACTACTCGCGTAGTTTTTTTGCCCAGTTAGTCAGCGTTCCCGTTGTTGACCGTTTAATCTACAGCACTGGAGTAGCTACCAGTGGAGGTATTCGCAGCTTCTTAGAGCAACGGCAATTTGCTCAGTCTAATCGAGTGTATGAAGAAATTGTCGATGCTTATTTACAATCCGCTCAACAGCCTAATGCTGAGTATGCGGCACTATCCTTTGTTCGTGGGGATTTATGCTTTGATTTATCCCTTTACATTCAACAATTGACCACTCCCACCGCTATTATTTGGGGACAAAAGTCAGAATTTACAGGGCCTTCAATTGGTCGCCGCCTTGCCGAAATTAATCCCCAAGCAATCCGATTTTTTCAAGAGTTGCAAGATGTGGGGTTAACACCGCAGTTGGAAGTGCCAGCAGTCACAATTGGGTTAATTCGCAAATTTTTGCCTTTACTTACTTAAAGTTAGTGGTTTTTTCAGTAATCAAAGCCCTAGAGAAAGTCATTCACACGTCAGTTGCTACAAGTCGAGGAACAGCAAGGGCGCACTAGCAACTCTATTGCCTCTGCGGTTAAATAAATTCCTTTTGAACCGCAGAGGCGCAGAGAACACGGAGAGAAAAAAGAAATTTTTCGAGTCACCTTGAAAGGACTATTAGTCTATGTCATAAGTTTTGAAAGGTTGGTTTATAATCAAAACCCTGTAGAGACGGCGATTTATCGCGTCTCTGCAACCCATCTAATAGTCCTAGAGACTGTTGGTTAATTTATGATGGGTTAGACCCCTCAACCCTAAAATCTTGGTTTAGGGTTTCTTTACCGCCCTGCAATAAATTGCGGGCTAATAGCTAAAGTGCGTTGAAACGCACTCAGATTAAAGACATTTAAGATAAATTGAGGTTGAGGGGTTAGACCTGCGAACAATTGCCAACAGTATCTTTCTAATCGCCGGGTATATTGGCAAAAGTGATATATTCTCATTCTATTTGCTGAATACAATATTTTAGTTTCATTATAGTATTCAGAATCACTATACTATCCCACCTGACTTGATAAATTGCTAATTACACAAACAAAATAAGGCATAGCAAGTTTACAATAGTGGGTAGATTATCTGATGACTATTCCAGAGTCAATTAAAAAATTTATTATATGGATACAAGGTTTTGACCATTATCTTTTACGAAATGAAGATGATGTCAAGGAAAAATTTATTTTGCCAATGTTTCACTATCTCTGTTATCCAGAGAAATGTCATCGTGAATACTCTTTAAAGACATCTAGAGCGGGAAAATACGGTAGAAATTCAGAAATTGCTCAGATTTATTACACAACAGATAATGTTGATCAACAAAATACAGATACCTCACTTGTTTTTATTAAAGCAATAAAACCACAAGAAATTAAATTAAATGGCGCTATTGAGCAAGCTAAATTTTATAGTCATCACCTTAATCTAATATTTTTTATTGTTACAAATGGATATCAAATAAAGGTTTTTAAGCGTCTGGATCACTATCCAGAAGAATTAATATTTGATACAACTATTGAGGCACTCAGAGATAATGATATTGCATCAAATTTTTATCATCAGCTAAATTTTAATTTGGTTAAAAATATTGCTAAAAATAGTAAATATAACTTAAGAGAAAATTTTATCAGCTACCATCCAGATTTGTCAGATTTTTTAGAAAAATGTGATTTTGAGCCTTCTAATACTAGAGAAGGCTACCGCTTAGTTGTTGTGAAAAAGAAAGTAGCGATCGCCTGTAATTTACCCAAACCTTTTGCAGAGGGTAATTGTCAAATAGAGTTCAGCAGCATCATTTTAAGAGGTCTAAAAATTTACTTAAACCATCAAGATATTTTAGGTCAACTAATGACTGGATTGCACACCAAGCCACATTGGGGATGTCGTAGTTGTTTTAAACAGTTAGATAGAAATACTTTTGAGGTATATTTAGGTCAAACAACTCTAATTTTATCAGAGTTAGAAGCAGCAGATTTATGTTTATGTATTGATGGAATTTGTCAAGAATATAAAAACCTAATCATCGAATTTGAAAATATTTTAGAAACATGGAATTTTGATTTTGTTAAAGATTCCAAAAGTCGAGGTTTTATCCTTTTTTCTGTTAAACAAGAATTATGGGAGTTAATGCAGCAATTTGCTAATGAGTTTGATTATACTAAAGGGAAGTCAGAATGGCATCTATTCCATAGAAAAGATATATCAATTAGGGTGAGTCGAGGAATTCACGATCATACATTTCTCTTCTCCAAAAACGATCCAAATTTTTCTTTATTAAATAATAATCAAATGAACATAATTTATGAAGTAAATGATGTTCATTTACAATCTATTGAGACAAATAAACTTACTTTATGGCAACAAGATATTGGAATTCGGGGAACCTGGACAGCGAGATATACCAAACAGTGGTTATTAGAGAAATATATCCCAAAAGTTATTCATTATTATTCACAAAAGTCTCATCTATCTGAAACTGAATCACTGGACAAAATCACAAATTATACCAGTGACTGTGTTTTGATTAGAGAAATTTATAATATTAGAGATTTAGCACCTTATCTTCACGATATACAATCTTGGCTATATATATATGTAGAAAATATTGCTGCTTCTCTGTTGAAACCATATTACCAAGCCTATACAAATTTGGTGCGTAATACTGATTCTTCCATAGCAGGTATAGATTATATTATCGGAAATTTGCGTAAGATTGAGTGGAGAAATACGCAAGAAGAAATTATTAATAATCCCAAGGACTCGAAAAACTTGACTTTTAAATATGCTATGGATTGCTTAGATCGGCAAGTAGCAAGAATAAATAATTGTGAATACGAGAATAGTTTAAAGGCAGATTTAATAACTCGGATATTTATTTGGATTATAGAAAATGGAAAAATTTCTTTTTCGCAAGCTCAATTAAATGCTGCTAAACAGGCTTTGCTACCACTTTGGGAACAAAGTCGTTTTGAAATGCGCCATGTGTATCCCAATCGATAGGGGAGCATCCCAAATGTGTAAGTTTAATTTACATAGAGTGTTCCAAAAAATAAATGATCCAAAACCCGTCATTGCGTTCGCGTAGCGTCTCGTAGAGAGCGAAGCGAACCAATCACAGCCCTTGGGATTGCTTCGCTTCGCTCGCAATGACAATTGGGCATTTTTTTACTTGGAGTACTCTACGGGATTGTGACTTACCCCAAAGGATAAAAAACGAACCGCAAAGGACACAAAGGACACAAAGGGAAGAAAATTGAAAAGGGTTTTCGCGTCAGTCCCGTATATTTTTGCCAAATTGGGATGCTCCCATCGATAAAGCTTACAGCAGATTTTTGTAACAAGTCTATTGACTTCAGACAAATATATTGACAAACTAATAGTTAGTTGAGCTAACTAATATAGGTGCATCAAACTTGTGACAATACTGACGGGAAAAACAAATCGATCGCAACCTCCTGGTGAACTAAGACCACCGATTTTGGAAACTCAGGGACTCACGCGCCGTTTTGGGAAGTTAACTGCTGTTAATAACCTGAGCATATCTGTGGAACAGGGTGAAGTATTTGGGCTACTTGGCCCCAATGGAGCGGGCAAAAGTACAGTTATTAAGATGTTGACAACTTTGCTACCTCTGAGTGCAGGGAAAGCAACCTTGGCTGGCTATGACGTGACTCGTCAACCCAATCCTGTAAGACGAGCTATCGGCTATGTACCGCAAGCGCTTTCTGCTGATGGTAGCCTGACGGGTTACGAAAACCTTTTAATCTTCGCCAAGCTGTATGGAATCCCAGCGAAAGGACGCGATCGCCGGATCTATGAGATTTTAGAATATATGGGTTTGCAAGATGCGGCGCAGCGTTTGGTACGAAACTACTCTGGCGGGATGATCCGCAAGCTGGAAATTGGCATATCAGTTTTACATCAACCCCAAATTCTCTTTCTCGATGAGCCGACTGTCGGACTAGATCCCATCGCTCGGACACAAGTATGGCAACTTGTGCTACAACTCTGTGCTGATTACGGCACAACGATATTTTTAACAACCCACTTTTTAGAAGAAGCAGACAGTTTATGTAACCGAGTAGCAATTATGCAGCAAGGTGAAGTTGTAATTACAGGTTCACCAAGTGATTTAAAAGCTTCTTTAAATCAACCAAACGCAACTTTGGATGATGTCTTTATTCACCATACAGGCGACCAGTTAACATCAGGAGTGAACTACCGTGACACAGCAAGAACCAGACGTACTGCTCAACGGTTGGGTTAAATTACCACCCACTGTCCGAGTAAATTTCATCTCTGCAATTAAAGAGCTAGTTACGAAAACTTTAGCGATCGCGGAATTGGAAATCCGTAAACTCCGCCACGATCCCACTGATTTAGTCGTTCGGGCTGTGCAACCAGCTTTATGGCTGTTAATTTTTGGGCAAGTTTTCACCCGAACTCGCGCTATTCCTACGGGGAACTTACCCTATTTGGACTTTATCTCTGCTGGTATTTTGGCTCAAAGTATTCTGTTTGTGGCAATTTTTAGTGGTGGAATGACGCTAATTTGGGAGCGAGATTTAGGAATTGTCCATAAATTTTTAGCTAGTCCTACGCCTCGTGTGGCGATGGTGTTGGGCAAAGCCCTGGCGTGTGGGGTGCGGTGCTTATCTCAGGTAGTATTCATTTACGGATTAGCATTTTTATTAGGTGTCAAACTAAATCTTCATCCCCTAGCTATTCTCCAAGTACTGCTGCTAGTCATACTGGGGGCGGGAACATTTTGCATTTTTTCATTAATTATTGGCTGTTTGGTGAAAAGTCGAGAAAGGATGACGGGTATTGGACAATTGTTAACCATGCCGTTATTTTTTGCGAGCAATGCCATCTATCCGATTTCGTTGATGCCCAGTTGGTTAAAGTTGATTTCCCATTTAAATCCGTTGACTTATCTGGTTGATGGCTTACGCAGCACTATGATACTTAATGGCACTAGCGTCTATGGCTTTGGTCTGGATTGTACAATTCTCTTATTAACATTAATAATTTTGGCCCTCATTGGTGGAAAACTTTATCCACGGGTGGCCATGTAATCAGGAGAACAACAAGCCCATGACCTTGGATAAACCTAATCAAGGTGCAACTTCCGAAGAATGTGCCGCTAGAGTAATGGAAACAGTTCCATTAGTGATGCGGTTTATCCGAGCGGATATGCGTGCCCATAGTGCCGCTTTTTTGTCTATACCTCAGTTGCGATCGCTCGCATTTATCAACCGCAATCCTGGGGCTTCATTATCTGACCTGGCAGAGCATTTAGGTGTCACGTCTGCCACGGCATCAGCAACCATAGAACGCTTAGTACAACGCGATTTTGTGAAACGCTGCGCTCATCCTCAAGAGCGGCGGCGGGTGCTGCTCAATTTGACTGAAGATGGAAAACACCATCTCAAGCAATCCCAAGATCAAACTCGCGCTCATATTACCGACCTGTTGAAAGGTCTAACAGAAGAACAAATTTCCAACATTGAAGAAGGCTTAACTCTACTAAAAAATGTCTTCGATAAAACGGAACTCAAAGCCCCATAACTCTGAGGTTGCACAGCACGATCCCTTTGCAGCCTTTAAGTTTGGAGACTATCGGCTATTTATCATTGGACGGCTAGTGCTGTCCGTGGGGTCGCAAATGCAAACTGTAGCTATCGGCTGGGAACTCTATGAGCGGACTAACTCAGCGATAGTTCTTGGTGGTGTGGGACTAGCACAAGTCTTGCCGATGATTGCTCTCACCTTGATTACTGGACATGTGGCCGATCGCCGCGATCGCAAACTCATCATGTTACTGTCAGTGATGCTGCTAGCTCTCTCCTCGCTGGCTTTGGCAGTGCTTTCTTATACGAAGGGTGCAATTTTTCTAATTTACGCTTGCTTGGTATTAACAGGTGTCGCTAGGGCATTCCTCAGACCTGCTAGTGATGCATTAATGTGGCAATTGATACCTGTTAGTGCGTTTACTAATGCAGCAACCTGGAATAGTAGTAGCTTTCAGTTGGCTGCTGTGATTGGCCCAGCCTTCGGAGGATTTGGGATTGCGCTACTAGGGAATGCTACAGGAGTTTATGTATTAGCTGCGATCGCTGCGTTGCTGTGTTTTATTTTAACAGTACCGATTAAAGAGCAAAAAGCCATCCGCACAACTGAGCCAATCTCACTCAAAGCGCTGTCAGCTGGTGCTAAGTTTGTTTGGCAGAATCAGTTGATTTTAGCAGCAATCACATTAGATATGTTTGCTGTATTGTTGGGTGGTGCGATCGCATTGCTACCCATCTTTGCCAAAGATATTTTACACGTGGGGCCAGTGGAATTGGGATATCTCCAAGCAGCCCATTCCATCGGTGCTTTGACTATGGCCATTACCCTGGCGTATTTACCACCGTTACGCAAAGCAGGCCCGGCCTTATTGTGGTCAGTGGTTGGCTTTGGCGTTGTCACAATTATCTTTGGACTTTCTCATTCCTTTTGGCTATCTATGTTAATGCTGATTCTTGGTGGCGCACTAGATAGTATTAGCGTTGTGATTCGCCATACATTAGTTCAAATCAGAACACCGGATCATTTGCGTGGTCGGGTTGCTGCTATTAATAGCGTGTTTATTAGTGCCTCCAATGAATTAGGGGGCTTTGAGTCAGGCTTGACAGCAGCTTTGTTTGGCCCCATCATTTCCGTTGTAGGTGGTGGAATCGGTACAATTTTGGTGGTGATTGCTACAGCCATGATTTGGCCGGAAATCCGTAAGTTAGGGGCTTTACAGGAATATAAATAGAAATACTTGTAGCAGTTCCCATTCAAATGTGGTACAACATCATCTCGTAAGGTGTAGGGGAAATTCATGAATTGCCCCTACGGGTGTACCTCACATAAATAAGAACCGCTATATCTATTTTCCATAAATAATATTTCTCCCACTCCAGCAAGAGATAACAATCACAATCTTGTTTCTTTTGCATAGAGTGGGATTTTTGTTTAGCGAAAGTTGTACATCGCCTAATTAACAGGTAGATAAACCCAGAGTTTTCGGATAATATCTAACTTCAATTCGCCCTTAAAGTTAGGCAGTTGGTACTAATGAATCGGGATATCGTTGCTACTAGCTCCGAAATTTGGGATGTTAACATTAGTTGGAATACCATATTTAGCAAAGTCAAAACTGCCATCAGTTGGAATACCATACTTAGCAAAGTCGAAACTGCCAGCCGATGGAATACCATAGCTACCCAAATTAAAGCTGTCAGCCGTTGGGATGCCATATTTTGCAAAGTCGAAGCTATCAGCCGTTGGAATACCATAGCTACCCAAATTAAAGCTGTCAGCCGTTGAGATGCCATATTTTGCAAAGTCGAAGCTATCAGCCGTTGGGATGCCAAATGCTCCTCCAGGTGCAAACGGATCGCTCAGGTTCCCAGGATGAAGACTATCAAAGGCGTTACCAGGAAAAGAATTTGCATCAAATGCCATTAGAGTTAATCCTCCTATTAGGATATAAATTTTGCGTAATCAAGAGATTTCAAAAAAGCACAATTGAGCTTAATTCTTAACTTTCTTATTGTTTTTTTATTACTAACATTGAGCTTTTTCGACTGAATTACAGAGTTTTTCCCTCAAATTCTATTGGACAAAAAAGCTTGTGATTAATGCTAGTTACCTGAAAAATATATAAAAATTAACTTGTTTTTACAATGAAAAATCCTTAGATGCCTGTGTCAAATCTTTAGATATTTTTCTACTGTAATTTGCAGGGTAAGCTCATTGAGATTTGTATAAATCTGACTTGACAAATGGGTATTATAACCAGTTCTCGTTTACGTGAGGTATATCCGTAGGGGAGTGGCATCGCTATGTTCTTACGCACACTTAACTTCAATAGTTGCGTCCAGGCGATCGCACACATATTATGCTGTTGATTTCACAAGGCTCAGATCCCCGACTTCTCACAGAAGTTGGGGATCTCGTTGTTCACGGTTGCAGGAGTTCTTTAATATTGGTTGACATAATTTACAATCTGTAATGTTTGACAGGCGGTAAATTCAACGAGAAATTTATGCTTCTAGGATTTTAGAGATTTTTTAACTCGTACTTATATACAAATATTCTCAAGTAAGTTATTATTCTCCTGATGATTTGATAGTAATTATAGTTAATAAGGTTATCTATGCTTTTTCCCTTCTTGATCATGTTCCGAGAGGGCGTTGAAGCTGCGCTTGTCGTGGGGATAATTGCCAGTTATCTCAAGCAAACTGGGCGTACCCATTTGATGAAGTCAGTTTGGATTGGCATCGCATTAGCGACTTTTATTTGTCTCGCAGCTGGGATTATTTTGCAAATAACCAGTCAGGAGTTTCCGCAGAAACAACAGGAACTATTTGAAGCGGTAATTTCCCTCGTCGCAGTTGGGGTTCTCACCTGGATGGTTTTCTGGATGCGTCGTGCGGCTCGTTCGATGAAAGGCGAGTTACAGTCTCAAATTGAAACTGCCATTCAGTCGGGAGATAAATGGGGTACAGCACTGGTGTGGATGTCATTCTTTGCAGTACTGCGGGAAGGTCTGGAAACAGTAGTGTTTCTGCTGGCCACATTTCAGCAAAATTTGGGAATTCAAGCTCCCGTGGGGGCATTGTTTGGATATGCAGCCGCACTAGCCGTCGGTGTAGGCATCTATCAGGGTGGTATCCGCATCAACTTGAAGCGATTTTTTAAATGGACAGGAGCCTTCATTATCCTGGTTGCGGCTGGACTCTTAGCAAGTGGGGTGAGAGCTTTTCATGAAGCTGGAGTGTGGAATTTACTGCAAACAGTGTTATTCGATGCTAGCGGGGTAGTACCTAATAATGGGTTTCTTGGTTCACTTTTGGTAGGATTTTTTGGCTATAACGATGCCCCAACTGTCAGTGAGGCGATCGCCTATCTTGGCTATCTAATTCCTACCATGTCGCTGTTCTTCTTAGGGGATAACGCTAGACAGAAGACTACAGCAAGTCATTCTTAGCTACTTCAATAATTTTTAGGAAAATACAACAATGAAAAATCTTTTAAAGTATTCAACAATTATCTGTCTAATTGCCTTGACAGTAGCTGCTTGTGAATCCAACAAATCAAGCGATACTTCTACGAGTAATTCTCCAGAGGCTAAGGTCGCTAGTGATACTTCTAGTAGCAATACTACCGAAACTGCTTTGGCTGTGACAGATACAGGTTGCGAACCCAATCAACTGACAGTAACATCTGGGCAAAACAGCTTTGTGCTGACCAACAAAAGCAGCAAACCTGTGGAGTGGGAGATATTGTCTGGGGTGAAAGTCGTTGAGGAAAAGGAAAATATTGCTCCTGGCTTCGTTCAAAAACTCAAAACCAATCTAGAACCGGGTGAGTATGACATGGCTTGCGGTTTACGCAGCAATCCCAAAGGGAAACTCACAGTCAAGGCTGGAGGAGATTCTCAAGCCAAAGGGACTGTAGATCAGGGTCAATTAGTCGGTGCGATCGCAGAATATAAAGTCTACATCATCAAAGAAATTGACCAGCTGGTTGCTAAGACCAAGATATTGACAGATGCCGTCATTGCTGGCGACCTTGCCAAGGCTCAAAAAACCTATGCATCTGCCCATCTTCACTACGAACGCACAGAACCCGTAGCTGAATTGTTCTCAGACCTCGACAAAAGTATGGATTCCCGTGCTGATGACTTTGCCAAAAAAGAGGCCGACCCACAATTCACCGGATACCATCGCTTAGAGAAAGCTTTATTCCAGGACAAAACGACAAAAGGCATGAAACCCTATGCCGAAAAGCTACAGAAAGATGCACTAGATTTACAAAAGCGCATTGCCACCTTGACCATTGAACCGAAAAATATGGTTGGCGGTGCTGCTGACTTGATTGAAGAAGTGGGTAAAACCAAGATTTCTGGAGAAGAAGACCGTTACAGCCGGACTGATCTATGGGACTTCAGCGCTAATGTCGATGGTTCCCAAAAGATTGTCGAGTTATTGCGCCCCGCCATCCAAAAAGCCAACCCAGAACTATTGGCGCGTGTGGATGCAAATTTCACCAAAGTTGACCAAGGACTTGCTAAATACAAAACCCCTGATGGTGGTTTTGTGAACTACGACAAGGTGAGTGAAACAGACAAGAAAGAGATGAAAACAGCGATCGCTGCTCTTGCTGAAGATTTATCTCAATTGCGCGGCACTTTAGGCGTTAATTAAATTTTTGAAAATTCCTATAAAAGTAAACTATGTCAAGTTCCGAACAACCAAGGTTACGCATTACTCCCCGGATTAGCCGTCGTGATTTGCTCATTGGCATGGCAGCAGCCGGTGGAGTAGCAGCTTTGACCAGTTTGGGTTATCGCAGTCTTTCGGAAACTACCGAAGACCCATCTGAGGAGACTGTACCCTTTTTTGGTATTCACCAAGCAGGTATTATTACCCCTGTGCCGGCTTCTGCCCTGATGGTGGCATTTGACACAACTGCTAAAACCAAAGCGGATTTAGTGCGGTTATTTCAAACCTTGAGCGATCGCATTCAGTTTCTCATGGCAGGGGGAACACCAAAACTCCGCGACTCCAAATTTCCACCCAATGATTCGGGAATTCTTGGGCCTGTAGTGGTTCCCGATAACCTCACCATCACCCTAGCAGTGGGGGATTCGCTCTTCGATAACCGTTTTGGACTTGACAAATTAAAACCCAAGCGGTTAAGCACTATGCCAGGTTTTTCCAATGACCAACTTGATCCGGATTTGTGTCATGGGGATATACTGCTGCAATTTTGTGCCAACACAGAAGAAGCGAATATCCATGCT
This genomic interval from Nostoc sp. KVJ3 contains the following:
- the efeU gene encoding iron uptake transporter permease EfeU, with the protein product MLFPFLIMFREGVEAALVVGIIASYLKQTGRTHLMKSVWIGIALATFICLAAGIILQITSQEFPQKQQELFEAVISLVAVGVLTWMVFWMRRAARSMKGELQSQIETAIQSGDKWGTALVWMSFFAVLREGLETVVFLLATFQQNLGIQAPVGALFGYAAALAVGVGIYQGGIRINLKRFFKWTGAFIILVAAGLLASGVRAFHEAGVWNLLQTVLFDASGVVPNNGFLGSLLVGFFGYNDAPTVSEAIAYLGYLIPTMSLFFLGDNARQKTTASHS
- a CDS encoding MFS transporter, with the protein product MSSIKRNSKPHNSEVAQHDPFAAFKFGDYRLFIIGRLVLSVGSQMQTVAIGWELYERTNSAIVLGGVGLAQVLPMIALTLITGHVADRRDRKLIMLLSVMLLALSSLALAVLSYTKGAIFLIYACLVLTGVARAFLRPASDALMWQLIPVSAFTNAATWNSSSFQLAAVIGPAFGGFGIALLGNATGVYVLAAIAALLCFILTVPIKEQKAIRTTEPISLKALSAGAKFVWQNQLILAAITLDMFAVLLGGAIALLPIFAKDILHVGPVELGYLQAAHSIGALTMAITLAYLPPLRKAGPALLWSVVGFGVVTIIFGLSHSFWLSMLMLILGGALDSISVVIRHTLVQIRTPDHLRGRVAAINSVFISASNELGGFESGLTAALFGPIISVVGGGIGTILVVIATAMIWPEIRKLGALQEYK
- the efeO gene encoding iron uptake system protein EfeO, producing MKNLLKYSTIICLIALTVAACESNKSSDTSTSNSPEAKVASDTSSSNTTETALAVTDTGCEPNQLTVTSGQNSFVLTNKSSKPVEWEILSGVKVVEEKENIAPGFVQKLKTNLEPGEYDMACGLRSNPKGKLTVKAGGDSQAKGTVDQGQLVGAIAEYKVYIIKEIDQLVAKTKILTDAVIAGDLAKAQKTYASAHLHYERTEPVAELFSDLDKSMDSRADDFAKKEADPQFTGYHRLEKALFQDKTTKGMKPYAEKLQKDALDLQKRIATLTIEPKNMVGGAADLIEEVGKTKISGEEDRYSRTDLWDFSANVDGSQKIVELLRPAIQKANPELLARVDANFTKVDQGLAKYKTPDGGFVNYDKVSETDKKEMKTAIAALAEDLSQLRGTLGVN